A stretch of the Gracilinanus agilis isolate LMUSP501 chromosome 4, AgileGrace, whole genome shotgun sequence genome encodes the following:
- the MUCL3 gene encoding mucin-like protein 3 gives MTGTMPSRTTPPSQEGPSISHTTRIMPSRTTPPSQEGPSISHMTGTMPSRTTPPSQEGPSISHMTRTVPSRTTPPSQEGPSISHMTGTMPSRTTPSSQEGTRTVGMTGTMPSRTTSPSQEGPSISHMTGTMPSKTTPPSQADPSMTRTVPSRTIIPSHESTRISDTTTSMPSKITSTSHKGMGTSITGNLNKHTDWTIAVSEKVPESLGTSYKSTSASDKTIRATELTTALRTSDKTPQTSDNTTKASGDIGASEKTTRPLDKTIHKSTSTVLYLPLQVTSEKTLAPFTPTLHPSFTTPKQSQELNSTKSINNSWPDQKTDNSRGGSQGLLEGNSFPPWAIVIVVLVAVILLLLLIGLLITAVYMIQIRRHQTIIDREENDAEDEIGPNSYPVYLMEQQALGRSQLPLP, from the exons ATGACTGGAACCATGCCATCCAGGACCACCCCTCCCTCCCAAGAGGGCCCCAGCATCTCACACACGACCAGAATTATGCCATCCAGGACCACTCCTCCCTCCCAAGAGGGCCCCAGCATCTCACACATGACAGGAACCATGCCATCTAGGACCACCCCTCCCTCCCAAGAGGGCCCCAGCATTTCACACATGACCAGAACCGTGCCATCCAGGACCACCCCTCCCTCCCAAGAGGGCCCCAGCATCTCACACATGACTGGAACCATGCCATCTAGGACCACTCCTTCCTCCCAAGAGGGCACTAGAACTGTAGGCATGACTGGAACCATGCCATCCAGGACCACCTCTCCCTCCCAAGAGGGCCCCAGCATCTCACACATGACTGGAACCATGCCATCCAAGACCACCCCTCCCTCCCAAGCGGACCCCA GCATGACCAGAACCGTGCCATCCAGGACCATTATTCCCTCCCATGAGAGTACTAGAATCTCAGACACAACCACATCCATGCCATCCAAAATAACAAGCACTTCCCATAAGGGAATGGGAACCTCCATTACTGGAAATCTGAACAAACACACAGACTGGACTATAGCTGTTTCAGAGAAGGTACCTGAATCCTTAGGAACTTCATATAAGTCTACATCTGCCTCTGACAAAACCATACGAGCCACTGAACTAACCACTGCTCTGCGAACTTCAGACAAAACTCCCCAAACTTCAGATAATACCACAAAAGCTTCAGGAGACATAGGAGCCTCAGAGAAGACCACAAGACCTTTGGACAAGACTATTCACAAATCTACATCCACTGTCCTTTATCTACCACTTCAAGTTACTAGCGAGAAAACTTTGGCACCTTTCACACCCACTTTACATCCATCTTTCACAACTCCCAAACAAAGCCAGGAATTAAATTCcacaaaatcaatcaataatagTTGGCCAGATCAGAAAACAGATAATTCAAGAGGAGGGTCCCAGGGGCTGCTGGAGGGGAATTCATTTCCCCCTTGGGCCATTGTCATTGTAGTCCTGGTGGCTGTGATCCTCCTTTTGCTGCTCATTGGCCTACTCATCACG GCTGTCTACATGATCCAAATACGCCGCCATCAGACGATTATAGACCGTGAAGAAAATGATGCAGAGGATGAGATTGGCCCCAATTCCTATCCTGTGTACCTGATGGAGCAGCAAGCACTGGGTCGGAGTCAGCTCCCGTTACCTTAG